The Methanobrevibacter sp. TMH8 genomic sequence ATTTAATGAGTTATTTACATTAATTATTAATGAAATTAAGCATTTAAAAATAAATTTAAAAATAAATTTTAAAGTAACTTAAAAATAATTATCTTACTTATATATTAATTATATACTAATTATACTAATCTACTAATTATACTAACCCAATAAAGAAATAAAATGGATTTAAATTTATGGTCTAGTCCATTCAACTTCATAATAAGTAATATCTTCTTCGTCATCAACGACAGCTAATAGAAGATGTTTTTTAACTCCATGAGCTACTCTAACATAACTAGCAAAATCTAAAGCATTTATTTCATAGTTTTCATGGATAATCTTTACAAGATAATCAGAATGTCCTTCACCAGGTGACTTTCCTCTTTCATAAAGACGGAATTCAGACCCATATTTGAATCCTGTTTTTATAATATAGCCCCTATCCTTTAAATCCCTGTAAACAATATATTTAGCATAGCCACTATTTTTTTTAATTATATTCCTAATATAATTACTTTCTAATTTTTCATCACTTTCACTATTTTCATAAATATTTAATCTACCTTTTTCCATTAAATAAAATGCTTCAATAATAGAAAGTTCTAGAACATCTCCTTCTAAGTTTCCAAAAGAGCTTTTTTGATTCAATGCAATAGCTTTTTGATTAAGATTTTCTTCAATTTTTATAGTAACAATTTCGTCAGATAAGTCTCCACGCATTTTCAATACACCTTATTTACAAAATTAGAATTATATTTGAATAAATAAAAAAATGAAAATAAAAAATGAAAATAAAGATATAAAACTAATTTTCTTTGATTATTTATTATCTAAGCCAGTTATTCTAATTCCTGCATAATGAGTTCTATTTTTGATATTAAGACCAATTAAGAGAGGAGTGATTTTTTCAACGATACGAGATCTTGAAATTCCTCCACAATCAATAGCTTTTACACCAGGAAGTTTATTAACAAGTTCCATAGCTTTTAATTTTGCTTCATCATCATCTCCACAAACAAGACAATCACAATCAATATCTTTCTCATGATTCATTAAGCTTGAAGAGGAGATATTACTATAAGCTGAAACAACAGCTACATCTTTACCTTTTAATATAGCTACAGTCCTTTCAGCAGCTGAACCTTCCCAAACTTCTATAAATTCCATTGGAGAACCTCCAATATTAGAATTGAGAGGAGCAGTTGCATCGATTAATATTTTTCCATCAACGTATTCTTTTATACTATCAAGAGTAGGTCTTTGAGCTTGAAGAGGCACAGTTAAAATGAGCATATCTGCAACAACAGCTGCATCAGGATTACTCAATCCTTCAAGATTTTTCATTGAATGACCTAAAATATTTTCAATTTCAGCTACAGCATTTTCAGCTTTTTCAGCCTTTCTTGATCCAATAACAACATCTTCACCAGATTTTGCATATCTCATAGCTAAACCTAAACCTTGATCCCCAGTTCCACCAATAACTGCAATTTTCATAATTTCTTCTCCTAAGTCTTATAATTAATAAATTTATTAGATAAAATAGTATGATAATCTATATAGCCAATATTATTAATTAAATATTTAATTAATAATATATAAAATTATATTATAATTTAATAAAAGATTTTTTTATTAGAATAAAAGAACTTTTTATAAATAATTTAGAATAATTTAGAATAATAGAATAATTTACAAATAAGGTGCTTTAAATAGCAATAATCTACTATAAAAGAACAAGTTTCCCCTAATAACAGAATATTATTTTATAAAAAATTAAATATAAATTATTTAAATTTTTTAAACCTAAAAGTAAAAATATATAATAATATAATATTATAACATTAGAAAATAAAGAATAATAAATTATAAATTTAATAATATACACTTTTGAATATATTAAATCTTCATAATAATTAGATAAAGGAATTTATATGTTTAAAGAACTCAATAATTTAAAATCTAAAAAAAATATATCAAAAAATGATTTAATGAAAATAATTCAGGATTTAGCTAAAACTATTTCTGTTCATGATCTTATGTTAGCTACAGCTATATTAAGAGAAGAGGGAAAATATGTTCAAGCTAGTTATAGAGAAGAGTATCTTGAAATATATATAAAATATTTTATCATGAGAATAAAAGATGTTAAAGCAGATAAAAAAGATTATAATACAGAAATAGATAATAAAACTGATTTTCAAGAAGCAATTGAATTGTTAGAAAATCAGTTCAATGATAAAAAGCTATACAAAAATGAAAATGATAAATTTCCTGTAATATACACAATAATCTGTTTATACACAACTTTCATTTTAAATGAACCAATCCATCCTATTGGAACTCCATTCCCAGGGAGTTTGAAGGTAACTTATGAAAATAATAAATATTTATGTCCAGTAAAAGACAAACAAAAGGAAAATCCACATGCTGTTTGTTTATTTTGTATAGCTGAACAGTCAGAATTATAATCAGAGACAAAATAAGTTATAAAAAAATATTAAAATTTAATTAATGTAATCTCATAATTCCATTTACTTTATCAAAATCTGAGTCAAAAGATACAATTTCGTGTATTTTTAATTCTTTCATTATTTCAACATTTGTACTGTCAGTTAATGAGAGAGTAGCATCATATTTTAAGAATGTCCTCATACTTCTGTCATATAATTCTTTGTTCTCTGTAAATACTGTATAATTATCATGAATATAATTATATACTTCAACAGCTTCTTTAGCTCCAATTAAGCTACCAATCATAGTTATTAT encodes the following:
- the npdG gene encoding NADPH-dependent F420 reductase, with translation MKIAVIGGTGDQGLGLAMRYAKSGEDVVIGSRKAEKAENAVAEIENILGHSMKNLEGLSNPDAAVVADMLILTVPLQAQRPTLDSIKEYVDGKILIDATAPLNSNIGGSPMEFIEVWEGSAAERTVAILKGKDVAVVSAYSNISSSSLMNHEKDIDCDCLVCGDDDEAKLKAMELVNKLPGVKAIDCGGISRSRIVEKITPLLIGLNIKNRTHYAGIRITGLDNK
- the endA gene encoding tRNA-intron lyase, which codes for MRGDLSDEIVTIKIEENLNQKAIALNQKSSFGNLEGDVLELSIIEAFYLMEKGRLNIYENSESDEKLESNYIRNIIKKNSGYAKYIVYRDLKDRGYIIKTGFKYGSEFRLYERGKSPGEGHSDYLVKIIHENYEINALDFASYVRVAHGVKKHLLLAVVDDEEDITYYEVEWTRP
- a CDS encoding PIN domain-containing protein, which codes for MIFIDSGFLIALFIDKDQWHEDAVKLIDNIDEFPKKDKILSNLIIEEIITMIGSLIGAKEAVEVYNYIHDNYTVFTENKELYDRSMRTFLKYDATLSLTDSTNVEIMKELKIHEIVSFDSDFDKVNGIMRLH
- a CDS encoding DUF2115 domain-containing protein, with the protein product MKIIQDLAKTISVHDLMLATAILREEGKYVQASYREEYLEIYIKYFIMRIKDVKADKKDYNTEIDNKTDFQEAIELLENQFNDKKLYKNENDKFPVIYTIICLYTTFILNEPIHPIGTPFPGSLKVTYENNKYLCPVKDKQKENPHAVCLFCIAEQSEL